One segment of Gordonia terrae DNA contains the following:
- a CDS encoding ABC transporter substrate-binding protein, which yields MLRRRPVPRRSRRSRLLPAAGVALTCVTLLAGCAQPRTGDGESTGVPAAPGQYVSGGTISYGHEQEPPCVHGGWVQNAYLARQYLDNLVSLDDSGRVVPWLATRWDISADGRSYTFHLKPGVEFSDGTPLDAEAVRATFASYLNPDKPNGTVVSYIGKYFESDEVIGPLTYRMNLRSAYTPLLTVLTQGYFGIQSPTALARGPKANCTSPVGSGPFIIERWDRNRSITFVRNPKYNSPPANAENQGPAYVDKLVWKFLKDPVLRYGSLRSDSSDVIYNVPAINWADATSRYQVTRYVTPGRPNAITLNVDHAPFDDVRVRQAFAYSADRRKAVETAFLGVVPYNANGALSQSTPDYDPEAGNYPHDPEAAAALLDDAGWTGRDDDGIRTKDGRRLTARVVYAADAIVGPEGAAILQAVARQARDVGFDIQLVPATQSAYFGGQYAKAPTYDAYVGYWTSPTPGLLYINWRQRLPDSPNPHNTAYYNDPRLQTLIEQGNASPDPVQARGFYRDAQRLIGDNALSIGLYTQTTSLAVSPRLHGVWVEKSQGEPVFADARFVR from the coding sequence GTGCTGCGACGACGTCCTGTGCCGCGACGATCGCGGCGATCCCGCCTGCTGCCCGCGGCCGGGGTCGCCCTGACCTGCGTCACGTTGCTGGCGGGATGTGCCCAGCCGCGCACCGGTGACGGCGAGTCGACGGGGGTCCCCGCCGCGCCGGGCCAGTACGTCTCGGGCGGGACCATCTCCTACGGCCACGAGCAGGAACCACCCTGCGTGCACGGTGGGTGGGTTCAAAACGCCTATCTGGCACGGCAATACCTCGACAACCTGGTGTCGCTGGACGACTCGGGACGAGTGGTGCCGTGGCTGGCCACCCGCTGGGACATCTCCGCCGACGGGCGCTCGTACACCTTCCATCTGAAGCCCGGTGTCGAATTCAGCGACGGCACACCGCTCGACGCCGAAGCCGTTCGTGCGACCTTCGCGTCGTATCTGAACCCGGACAAACCCAACGGCACGGTGGTGTCCTACATCGGCAAGTACTTCGAGTCCGACGAGGTCATCGGGCCGCTGACCTACCGGATGAACCTCAGGTCGGCGTACACCCCGCTCCTCACCGTGCTGACGCAGGGCTACTTCGGAATCCAGTCGCCGACCGCGCTGGCGCGTGGTCCGAAGGCGAACTGCACCAGCCCGGTCGGGTCCGGCCCGTTCATCATCGAACGCTGGGACCGCAATCGCAGCATCACCTTCGTGCGCAACCCGAAGTACAACTCTCCCCCGGCAAACGCGGAGAACCAGGGTCCGGCGTACGTGGACAAGCTGGTCTGGAAGTTCCTCAAGGACCCGGTGCTCCGCTACGGATCGCTGCGCAGCGACTCCTCCGATGTCATCTACAACGTGCCGGCCATCAACTGGGCGGACGCGACCAGCCGGTATCAGGTGACCCGCTACGTGACGCCGGGGCGCCCGAATGCCATCACCCTCAACGTCGACCACGCGCCGTTCGACGATGTCCGGGTACGGCAGGCGTTCGCCTACTCGGCCGACCGTCGCAAAGCCGTCGAGACCGCGTTTCTCGGCGTGGTCCCCTACAACGCCAACGGCGCGCTCAGTCAGAGCACCCCGGACTACGACCCGGAGGCCGGGAACTACCCGCACGACCCGGAGGCGGCCGCTGCTCTGTTGGACGACGCGGGTTGGACCGGTCGCGACGACGACGGCATCCGCACGAAGGACGGACGACGCCTGACCGCGCGCGTGGTGTACGCCGCCGACGCGATCGTCGGACCCGAGGGTGCCGCGATCCTGCAGGCGGTGGCTCGACAGGCGCGTGACGTGGGCTTCGACATCCAGCTCGTCCCCGCCACCCAGAGCGCGTATTTCGGCGGGCAGTACGCGAAGGCACCGACCTACGACGCCTACGTCGGCTACTGGACGAGCCCGACCCCGGGCCTGCTGTACATCAACTGGCGTCAGCGCCTCCCGGACAGTCCCAACCCGCACAACACCGCGTACTACAACGACCCGCGTCTGCAGACCCTCATCGAGCAGGGCAACGCCTCTCCGGATCCGGTACAGGCCCGGGGCTTCTACCGCGACGCCCAGCGCCTCATCGGTGACAACGCGCTCTCGATCGGGTTGTACACGCAGACAACGTCGTTGGCGGTGTCACCACGCCTCCACGGGGTGTGGGTCGAGAAATCCCAAGGCGAACCGGTGTTCGCAGATGCGAGGTTCGTGCGATGA